In a genomic window of Halobiforma lacisalsi AJ5:
- a CDS encoding GNAT family N-acetyltransferase codes for MTPDASADDSTGEREDEASDDPDPEIEVRVVDGDDLEDAFEVRHTVFVEEQDVDEELEYDEYDDDAVHFVAYDGEEPIGVARLRELEDGGGKVERVAVLKSRRGEGIGRLLMDAVEKRAEAMGLSPLVLHSQTHAAEFYDRLGYERHGEEFEEAGIPHVEMRKERLR; via the coding sequence ATGACTCCGGACGCGTCCGCGGACGATTCTACCGGCGAACGTGAGGACGAGGCGAGCGACGATCCCGACCCAGAGATCGAGGTCCGCGTCGTCGACGGCGACGACCTCGAGGACGCCTTCGAGGTTCGACACACCGTCTTCGTCGAGGAGCAAGACGTCGACGAGGAACTGGAGTACGACGAGTACGACGACGACGCGGTCCACTTCGTCGCGTACGACGGCGAGGAACCCATCGGCGTGGCCCGGCTCCGCGAACTCGAGGACGGCGGCGGGAAAGTCGAACGCGTTGCCGTCCTGAAATCGCGACGGGGCGAGGGGATCGGCCGGCTGCTGATGGACGCCGTCGAGAAACGGGCCGAAGCGATGGGGCTGTCGCCGCTCGTGCTCCACTCCCAGACCCACGCGGCGGAGTTCTACGACCGGCTCGGCTACGAACGCCACGGGGAGGAGTTCGAGGAGGCCGGGATTCCCCACGTCGAAATGCGCAAGGAGCGCCTCCGATAG
- a CDS encoding ABC transporter permease has translation MNVRESVRIAWRSITSHKLRSTLTTIGVIIGVAAVITFMVLGSGFSASIVGDIEAEQEPVMVVQTQTEPEAGVGIVPVDTPIYTESDVEALQEREDVAFVAPEASVDVVQTATDDEQVTGVIDAQATTADRFEHTTFVEGEPFDGPDEAVVNEPASRLFEENLSAGDELELAFEDGEVVTVTVTGVVEREFGEQTPPQVFVPVDSYYETTIETPDGDEEIAYPTLQVGAENFERIDPAQEAVVDYLEEESHAAELKAEDDRIEVQTVEDAIEQFTDIVDQLTLFIGAVAAIALVVGSIGIANIMIVSVTERTREIGIMKAVGATKRDVMQLFLVESVILGVIGALVGVAAGLGAGYLGVRFLEWPMAYPVDWIAIAIAVGIGVGVVSGLYPAWRGARVDPIEALRHE, from the coding sequence ATGAACGTTCGCGAGAGCGTCCGTATCGCCTGGCGGTCGATCACCTCGCACAAGCTCCGGTCGACGCTGACAACGATCGGCGTCATCATCGGCGTCGCGGCCGTCATCACGTTCATGGTGCTTGGCTCCGGCTTCTCGGCGAGCATCGTCGGCGACATCGAGGCCGAACAGGAGCCGGTGATGGTCGTCCAGACCCAGACCGAACCCGAAGCCGGCGTGGGGATCGTTCCCGTCGATACGCCGATCTACACCGAGAGCGACGTCGAGGCGCTCCAGGAACGCGAGGACGTCGCCTTCGTCGCGCCCGAAGCGTCGGTCGACGTCGTCCAGACGGCCACGGACGACGAACAGGTGACCGGCGTCATCGACGCCCAGGCGACGACCGCCGATCGCTTCGAACACACGACCTTCGTCGAAGGTGAGCCCTTCGACGGCCCCGACGAGGCCGTCGTCAACGAGCCGGCCAGCCGGCTGTTCGAGGAGAACCTCTCGGCAGGCGACGAACTCGAGCTCGCGTTCGAGGACGGCGAGGTCGTGACGGTGACCGTCACCGGCGTCGTCGAGCGCGAATTCGGCGAGCAGACGCCGCCGCAGGTATTCGTCCCCGTCGACTCCTACTACGAGACGACCATCGAGACGCCCGACGGCGACGAGGAGATCGCGTACCCGACGCTGCAGGTCGGCGCGGAGAACTTCGAGCGAATCGATCCTGCACAGGAAGCGGTCGTCGACTACCTCGAGGAGGAGTCCCACGCCGCCGAACTGAAAGCCGAGGACGACCGAATCGAGGTCCAGACGGTGGAGGACGCGATCGAGCAGTTCACCGACATCGTCGACCAACTGACGCTGTTTATCGGTGCGGTCGCGGCGATCGCGCTCGTGGTCGGTTCGATCGGCATCGCGAACATCATGATCGTCAGCGTCACCGAGCGGACCCGGGAGATCGGCATCATGAAGGCCGTCGGCGCGACGAAACGCGACGTCATGCAACTGTTTCTCGTCGAGTCGGTCATCCTCGGGGTGATCGGTGCGCTCGTCGGCGTCGCCGCCGGGCTCGGGGCCGGCTACCTCGGCGTCCGCTTCCTCGAGTGGCCGATGGCGTACCCGGTCGACTGGATCGCGATCGCGATCGCCGTCGGGATCGGCGTCGGCGTCGTCTCGGGGCTGTATCCGGCCTGGCGCGGGGCGCGTGTGGATCCGATCGAGGCCTTGCGCCACGAGTGA
- a CDS encoding NRAMP family divalent metal transporter codes for MATEARGIGVGRIGTFVRRLGPTWLAGAIAAGPATMASLLVAGASFGYALLWVVVLSAVLGTLGQYLAMRVGLLTERGIVAVVEDHLGSFWAWVLVVDVVLAAGLAQLVIMLTLADVSATIAANAGVGIGPLTDSRFWGVAWALVLAAGLATGGYRFAEVGAKVLVSLVVLAFVASAFVVPIDPAAAATGIVPEIPGVGGAVVAAGVLGGAVHITLLTMQSYTMRARGWTERDRDIATFDVVSSMLAAFGIFSLAVFLVAASVLPQVVADPAAIDEIQAAEALGPIAGEHATWIFLLGLWGAAVSTLGGNTIVPPYLLADKLGWEQSVEDPRYRGALVVVALASAAGAFLGGTFFQLLVLVLAFGLVGTPFALAVILYLLNDPSIVPETNSRTANLGGIVLFAVATVLAVEFVLEELEAAAAGDPLSAFVVAFAVAMAVAILGLVVKYVRDRGRA; via the coding sequence ATGGCAACCGAAGCGCGCGGGATCGGCGTTGGGCGCATCGGAACGTTCGTTCGACGGCTGGGGCCGACCTGGCTCGCCGGCGCGATCGCCGCCGGGCCGGCGACCATGGCGAGCCTCCTCGTCGCGGGGGCCAGTTTCGGCTATGCCCTGCTGTGGGTCGTCGTCCTCTCGGCGGTCCTGGGCACGCTCGGCCAGTACCTCGCGATGCGGGTCGGCTTGCTCACCGAGCGGGGGATCGTCGCCGTCGTCGAGGACCACCTCGGCTCGTTCTGGGCCTGGGTGCTCGTGGTCGACGTCGTCCTCGCGGCCGGACTGGCACAGCTCGTGATCATGCTGACCCTGGCCGACGTGAGCGCGACGATCGCGGCGAACGCGGGGGTCGGGATCGGCCCGCTGACGGACTCGCGGTTCTGGGGCGTCGCCTGGGCGCTGGTACTCGCCGCCGGGCTCGCGACCGGCGGCTACCGGTTCGCAGAGGTCGGCGCGAAGGTACTCGTCTCGCTGGTCGTTCTTGCGTTCGTCGCGTCGGCGTTCGTCGTCCCGATCGATCCGGCCGCGGCCGCGACGGGGATCGTACCCGAGATCCCGGGCGTTGGCGGAGCAGTCGTTGCGGCCGGCGTCCTCGGCGGCGCGGTCCACATCACGCTGTTGACGATGCAAAGCTACACGATGCGAGCCCGCGGCTGGACCGAGCGCGATCGGGACATCGCGACCTTCGACGTGGTCAGTTCGATGCTCGCCGCGTTCGGGATCTTCAGCCTCGCGGTCTTCCTCGTCGCAGCGAGTGTCCTCCCGCAGGTCGTGGCCGATCCCGCGGCGATCGACGAGATCCAGGCCGCCGAGGCGCTTGGCCCCATTGCGGGCGAGCACGCGACCTGGATCTTCCTTCTGGGGCTATGGGGCGCCGCGGTCTCGACGCTCGGCGGGAATACGATCGTTCCGCCCTACTTGCTCGCCGACAAACTCGGCTGGGAGCAGTCCGTGGAGGATCCCCGGTACCGTGGCGCGCTCGTCGTCGTCGCGCTTGCCTCCGCAGCGGGCGCGTTCCTCGGGGGTACCTTCTTCCAGTTGCTCGTCCTCGTGCTCGCGTTCGGGCTCGTGGGCACGCCCTTTGCCCTCGCGGTGATCCTCTACCTGCTGAACGATCCGAGCATCGTCCCCGAAACGAACTCCCGCACGGCGAACCTCGGCGGCATCGTCCTGTTCGCCGTCGCGACCGTCCTCGCGGTCGAGTTCGTCCTCGAGGAACTCGAGGCCGCGGCGGCCGGCGACCCGCTCTCGGCGTTCGTCGTCGCGTTCGCGGTCGCGATGGCCGTCGCGATACTCGGCCTGGTCGTGAAGTACGTCCGAGACCGTGGACGCGCCTGA
- a CDS encoding cupin domain-containing protein: MQRVALEDLEASEAADGVHLALMAGSESMNVQHFEIEPGAVVEEHSHPHEQTGFIYEGELTFLTDTDEQRSSSDRKSAGSDGGEELVCGPGDSYAIPGGQPHAAENRGDETVRGVDIFSPPRENPSWEED; this comes from the coding sequence ATGCAGAGAGTTGCACTCGAGGACCTCGAGGCCTCGGAGGCCGCCGACGGGGTCCACCTGGCGCTGATGGCCGGCTCCGAGTCGATGAACGTCCAGCACTTCGAGATCGAACCCGGCGCGGTCGTCGAGGAACACAGCCACCCCCACGAACAGACAGGGTTCATCTACGAGGGCGAGTTGACGTTCCTGACCGACACCGACGAGCAACGCTCCTCGAGCGATCGGAAATCAGCGGGTTCCGATGGCGGTGAAGAACTCGTCTGCGGGCCCGGGGACTCCTACGCGATCCCGGGAGGCCAGCCCCACGCGGCCGAGAACCGCGGGGACGAGACGGTTCGCGGAGTCGACATCTTCAGCCCGCCGCGGGAGAACCCGAGTTGGGAGGAAGACTGA
- a CDS encoding isoaspartyl peptidase/L-asparaginase, with product MQVLVHGGAGSDPDEPEPRQAVLEEAAETGTNETTPVDAVEAAINVLESSPRFNAGVGGAVQSDGAIRTDAGIMTDDRAVGAACSMPDVEHAISVARVVMEETPHGFVSGDHAVSLAEAFGVETGVDLWSDRTRDQWAEEGLESAGGIRDQLEAIRDRYGRSDPDGRDEPVEEHDHDTVGRNPTSSDPKDHDTVGAVAFDGDSLAAATSTGGRWLALTGRVGDVPQVGSGFYCSPAAAVSATGAGEDIARVTLSRRAARHVENGLEADAAAQLAIEEFAELTGSTAGLICLDARGNLGSAFNSSQMQTAHARD from the coding sequence ATGCAGGTACTCGTTCACGGCGGTGCAGGCAGCGATCCGGACGAACCCGAACCCAGGCAGGCCGTCCTCGAGGAGGCGGCCGAAACCGGGACGAACGAGACGACCCCGGTCGACGCGGTCGAGGCCGCGATCAACGTCCTCGAGTCCTCGCCGCGGTTCAACGCCGGTGTCGGCGGCGCGGTCCAGAGCGACGGCGCGATCCGGACCGACGCCGGGATCATGACCGACGACCGGGCGGTCGGCGCGGCCTGCTCGATGCCGGACGTCGAGCACGCGATCAGCGTCGCTCGAGTCGTCATGGAGGAAACTCCCCACGGGTTCGTCTCGGGCGACCACGCCGTCTCGCTGGCCGAGGCGTTCGGCGTCGAGACCGGCGTCGACCTCTGGAGCGACCGCACGCGCGACCAGTGGGCCGAGGAGGGACTCGAGTCCGCCGGCGGCATCCGCGACCAACTCGAGGCGATCCGCGACCGGTACGGGCGTTCGGACCCCGACGGCCGCGACGAGCCGGTCGAGGAGCACGACCACGACACCGTCGGACGAAATCCAACGAGCAGTGATCCGAAGGATCACGACACCGTCGGCGCGGTAGCGTTCGACGGCGACTCGCTCGCGGCGGCGACCTCGACCGGCGGGCGCTGGCTCGCGCTGACCGGCCGCGTCGGCGACGTCCCCCAGGTCGGTTCCGGGTTCTACTGTTCGCCCGCCGCCGCGGTGAGCGCGACGGGTGCAGGGGAGGACATCGCCCGCGTGACCCTCTCGCGGCGGGCCGCCCGTCACGTCGAGAACGGCCTCGAGGCGGACGCGGCGGCCCAACTCGCGATCGAGGAGTTCGCCGAACTGACGGGCTCGACGGCGGGGCTCATCTGTCTGGATGCCCGTGGCAACCTCGGCTCGGCGTTCAACAGTTCGCAGATGCAGACGGCCCACGCCCGCGACTGA
- the icd gene encoding isocitrate dehydrogenase (NADP(+)), translated as MSYDKIEVPEDGEKITLKEGSEDEIEVPDNPIIPIIHGDGIGKDVGPAAQKVLEAAAEATGREISWMRVYAGESAREKYGEDVNLPDETVEAIEEHRVAIKGPLTTPVGAGFRSLNVALRQTLDLYANVRPTYYLDGVPSPMSAPEEMDMVTFRENTEDVYAGIEWEAGTDEVEQVRDFVEQEMGFDETIHEGPVGIGIKPITEKGSKRLVREAIDYALEHDRDKVTLVHKGNIMKFTEGQFSEWGMEVADEEYPDDEVFAAPDSLWEEQDDIDIPEGAVMVEERLADAMLQWMQLRTDEFDVLAMPNLNGDYLSDAAGAQIGGLGIAPGGNFGKGRMLAEPVHGSAPKRAGQDMANPTAMILSGRLMFDYLGWDDAADLIRDAVEETISSGKVTYDLERQLEDAEKLATSEYTDEVVSNIEKLS; from the coding sequence ATGAGCTACGACAAGATCGAGGTCCCCGAGGACGGGGAAAAGATCACGCTGAAAGAGGGCTCCGAGGACGAGATCGAGGTGCCCGACAACCCGATCATCCCGATCATCCACGGCGACGGGATCGGCAAGGACGTCGGCCCCGCCGCACAGAAGGTCCTCGAGGCCGCCGCCGAGGCGACCGGCCGCGAGATCAGCTGGATGCGCGTCTACGCCGGCGAGAGCGCCCGCGAGAAGTACGGTGAGGACGTCAACCTGCCCGACGAGACCGTCGAGGCGATCGAGGAACACCGCGTCGCGATCAAGGGGCCGCTCACGACGCCGGTCGGCGCCGGTTTCCGCTCGCTGAACGTCGCGCTGCGACAGACCCTCGACCTCTACGCGAACGTCCGTCCTACCTACTATCTGGACGGCGTTCCGTCGCCGATGTCCGCGCCCGAGGAGATGGACATGGTGACGTTCCGTGAGAACACCGAGGACGTCTACGCCGGCATCGAGTGGGAAGCCGGGACCGACGAGGTCGAACAGGTCCGCGACTTCGTCGAACAGGAGATGGGCTTCGACGAGACCATCCACGAAGGCCCCGTCGGCATCGGCATCAAGCCGATCACCGAGAAAGGCTCGAAGCGCCTCGTCCGCGAGGCCATCGACTACGCCCTAGAGCACGACCGCGACAAGGTCACGCTCGTCCACAAGGGCAACATCATGAAGTTCACCGAGGGGCAGTTCTCCGAGTGGGGCATGGAGGTCGCCGACGAGGAGTACCCCGACGACGAGGTCTTCGCCGCACCCGACTCCCTCTGGGAAGAGCAGGACGACATCGACATCCCCGAGGGCGCCGTCATGGTCGAGGAACGTCTCGCCGACGCGATGCTCCAGTGGATGCAGCTGCGCACCGACGAGTTCGACGTGCTCGCCATGCCGAACCTCAACGGTGACTACCTCTCCGACGCCGCCGGCGCACAGATCGGCGGCCTCGGTATCGCACCCGGTGGCAACTTCGGCAAGGGCCGCATGCTCGCCGAACCCGTCCACGGCTCCGCGCCCAAGCGCGCCGGCCAGGACATGGCCAACCCGACCGCGATGATCCTCTCCGGCCGACTCATGTTCGACTACCTCGGCTGGGACGACGCCGCCGACCTCATCCGCGACGCCGTCGAGGAGACCATCTCCTCGGGCAAGGTCACCTACGACCTCGAGCGCCAGCTCGAGGACGCCGAGAAGCTCGCGACCAGCGAGTACACCGACGAAGTCGTCAGCAACATCGAGAAGCTCTCGTAA
- a CDS encoding DUF5817 domain-containing protein: MYAVVGCSECSHLWILEGRSETTQCPRCGSRRAYEKRKKFVETEDANHARDVRASMLANRQGEGERFAELDSFDALEDEVADGVVDDDRYLEESGLDVDEVAAAGDRDPRGPSHSGSKKEIVERALEALEEPTEDEVVDYAGERGVSAEYVRDALEKLTRRGVVSESRGRYRKL, encoded by the coding sequence ATGTACGCCGTCGTCGGCTGTAGCGAGTGCTCGCACCTCTGGATCCTCGAGGGCCGGTCCGAAACGACCCAGTGTCCCCGCTGTGGCTCGCGTCGCGCCTACGAGAAGCGCAAGAAGTTCGTCGAAACTGAGGACGCGAACCACGCTCGCGACGTCCGCGCCTCGATGCTCGCGAACCGTCAGGGCGAGGGCGAGCGGTTCGCCGAACTGGACTCGTTCGACGCCCTCGAGGACGAGGTCGCCGACGGCGTCGTCGACGACGACCGATACCTCGAGGAGTCCGGCCTCGACGTCGACGAGGTGGCGGCCGCGGGCGACCGTGACCCCCGCGGTCCGTCCCACAGCGGGAGCAAGAAGGAGATCGTCGAGCGTGCACTCGAGGCCCTCGAGGAGCCCACCGAGGACGAGGTCGTCGACTACGCGGGTGAACGGGGCGTCTCCGCGGAGTACGTCCGGGACGCGCTCGAGAAGTTGACCCGCCGCGGGGTCGTCAGCGAGAGCCGCGGCCGGTATCGGAAACTGTAG
- a CDS encoding amidohydrolase, translating to MTEAADRLFTNAEVHTLTDPDEVHEALAVRNGEIVRLGDAYEVEFLEGVETDVIDCEGRVVLPGFIDAHTHVENLGRYLVHADLSGAESAGECLERLEARAAETDDGEWIQGFGYDESEWDDADYLTREDLDRVSDERPVVALRVDMHAASLNSVALERIAADLPDGDVRKEDGEPTGVVVEDAAEAVRKGIAPGYEETRDLVTAGLEHAAERGVTAVHDMVRNSEAPRVYRDLEAEGEGELPTRVRINYWADHLEAVTEVGLATNAGSDRVRTGAIKTYTDGSIGARTAKLGEAYADGDGDSDTDGEWVVDPDELRAIVERADAEGYQVTAHAIGDEAIEETIAALEDTDDPARSRHRIEHVELATDDHLERMADAGIVASMQPNFHRWAAEGGLYDQRLGEARRRRTNRLRDVLEAGVPLAFGSDCMPLDPLLGVHHAVTAPTESQRLSVTEALRAYTRGAAYAGFDEDRLGTLEVGKRADLVVLEESPWETDRIDEIDVANTVVDGEVVFDGREA from the coding sequence ATGACCGAGGCCGCCGACCGGCTGTTCACGAACGCTGAAGTACACACGCTGACGGACCCCGACGAGGTCCACGAGGCCCTCGCGGTCCGTAACGGCGAGATCGTCCGTCTCGGCGACGCCTACGAGGTCGAGTTCCTCGAGGGCGTCGAGACGGACGTGATCGACTGCGAGGGACGGGTCGTCCTGCCCGGCTTCATCGACGCCCACACTCACGTCGAGAACCTCGGCCGGTACCTGGTCCACGCCGACCTCTCGGGCGCGGAAAGTGCCGGGGAGTGTCTCGAGCGCCTCGAGGCCCGTGCGGCGGAGACGGACGACGGGGAGTGGATCCAGGGCTTCGGCTACGACGAGAGCGAGTGGGACGACGCGGACTACCTCACCCGCGAGGATCTGGATCGGGTCAGCGACGAGCGGCCCGTCGTCGCGCTCCGGGTCGACATGCACGCCGCGTCGCTGAACTCCGTCGCCCTCGAGCGGATCGCCGCGGATCTCCCCGACGGTGACGTCCGGAAAGAGGACGGCGAACCCACGGGCGTCGTCGTCGAGGACGCCGCCGAGGCCGTCCGGAAAGGGATCGCGCCGGGCTACGAGGAGACCCGCGACCTGGTCACCGCCGGCCTCGAGCACGCGGCCGAACGAGGCGTCACCGCCGTCCACGACATGGTCCGCAACTCCGAGGCCCCGCGGGTCTACCGCGACCTCGAGGCCGAGGGCGAGGGCGAACTCCCGACGCGGGTGCGAATCAACTACTGGGCCGACCACCTCGAGGCCGTCACGGAGGTCGGCCTCGCGACGAACGCGGGCAGCGACCGCGTGCGGACGGGCGCGATCAAGACCTACACGGACGGCAGTATCGGGGCCCGGACGGCGAAGCTGGGCGAGGCGTACGCGGACGGCGACGGCGACAGCGACACCGACGGCGAGTGGGTCGTCGACCCCGACGAACTCCGCGCGATCGTCGAGCGGGCCGACGCCGAGGGGTACCAGGTGACCGCCCACGCCATCGGCGACGAGGCCATCGAGGAGACGATCGCCGCGCTCGAGGATACCGACGATCCCGCGAGGTCGCGCCACCGGATCGAACACGTCGAACTCGCGACGGACGACCACCTCGAGCGCATGGCCGACGCGGGGATCGTCGCCTCGATGCAGCCGAACTTCCACCGCTGGGCCGCCGAGGGCGGCCTCTACGACCAGCGGCTCGGCGAGGCGCGACGGCGACGGACGAACCGACTCCGGGACGTACTCGAGGCGGGCGTCCCGCTCGCCTTTGGCTCGGACTGTATGCCGCTCGATCCGCTGCTCGGCGTCCACCACGCCGTCACCGCGCCGACCGAGAGCCAGCGACTCTCGGTGACCGAGGCGCTGCGAGCCTACACCCGCGGCGCGGCCTACGCCGGCTTCGACGAGGACCGACTCGGCACCCTCGAGGTCGGCAAACGGGCGGATCTGGTCGTCCTCGAGGAGTCACCGTGGGAGACCGACCGGATCGACGAGATAGACGTGGCGAACACGGTCGTCGACGGGGAGGTCGTCTTCGATGGGCGCGAGGCGTAG
- the hmgA gene encoding hydroxymethylglutaryl-CoA reductase (NADPH), whose amino-acid sequence MTTTDPAELADRVADGDLRIHELEEEADHETAAEARRLLVERETDADLEAVADYTFSAEQANNTAIENMIGATQVPMGVAGPVPVDGGAAEGDYYLPLATTEGALVASINRGLSTIRSVGGATARVTKNGMTRAPVFRVDGVAAASETIEWVADNVDRLREAAESTTSHGELIDVEPYVVGDSVYLRFAYDTKDAMGMNMATIATGEACELVEAETPASLVALSGNLCSDKKPAAINAVEGRGRSVTADVLIPGDVVEDRLHTTPEAIAEANTRKNLTGSAKAGSLGFNAHAANVVAAAFLATGQDEAQVVEGANAITTMDARPNEDGTSDLYASVSLASLEVGTVGGGTKLPTQAEALEILGLRGGGDPAGSNADALAEVIAVGALAGELSLLAALSSRHLASAHEDLGR is encoded by the coding sequence ATGACCACGACCGATCCCGCCGAACTCGCCGACCGCGTCGCGGACGGCGACCTTCGCATCCACGAACTCGAGGAGGAGGCCGACCACGAGACGGCTGCCGAAGCCCGCCGGCTGCTCGTCGAGCGCGAGACGGACGCGGACCTCGAGGCCGTCGCGGACTACACGTTCAGCGCCGAGCAGGCGAACAACACGGCTATCGAGAACATGATCGGCGCGACCCAGGTGCCGATGGGCGTCGCCGGGCCCGTTCCGGTCGACGGCGGGGCGGCCGAGGGCGACTACTACCTCCCGCTGGCGACGACCGAGGGCGCGCTGGTGGCGTCGATCAACCGCGGCCTGTCGACCATTCGGTCGGTCGGCGGCGCGACCGCTCGGGTGACGAAAAACGGAATGACTCGGGCCCCGGTGTTCCGAGTCGACGGCGTCGCAGCGGCCTCCGAGACGATCGAGTGGGTCGCCGACAACGTCGACCGGCTCCGCGAGGCCGCCGAGTCGACGACCAGCCACGGCGAGTTGATCGACGTCGAACCCTACGTCGTCGGCGACTCCGTCTACCTGCGATTCGCCTACGACACCAAGGACGCGATGGGGATGAACATGGCCACCATCGCGACCGGCGAGGCCTGCGAACTCGTCGAGGCGGAGACGCCGGCCTCGCTCGTGGCGCTGTCGGGCAACCTCTGTTCGGACAAGAAACCCGCCGCGATCAACGCCGTCGAGGGTCGCGGGCGCTCCGTGACCGCGGACGTCCTCATCCCCGGCGACGTCGTCGAGGACCGACTCCACACCACGCCCGAGGCCATCGCCGAGGCCAACACCCGGAAGAACCTGACCGGCAGCGCCAAGGCCGGCAGCCTCGGGTTCAACGCCCACGCCGCGAACGTCGTCGCCGCCGCGTTCCTCGCGACCGGTCAGGACGAGGCCCAGGTCGTCGAGGGCGCGAACGCGATCACCACCATGGACGCCAGACCGAACGAGGATGGGACAAGCGACCTCTACGCCTCCGTCTCGCTTGCCTCCCTCGAGGTCGGCACGGTCGGCGGGGGGACCAAACTGCCGACGCAGGCCGAGGCGCTCGAGATTCTCGGCCTGCGCGGCGGCGGCGATCCGGCGGGGTCGAACGCGGACGCCCTGGCGGAGGTCATCGCCGTCGGCGCGCTGGCGGGCGAACTCTCCCTGCTCGCGGCGCTGTCCTCGCGCCACCTCGCGAGCGCACACGAGGACCTCGGGCGGTAA
- a CDS encoding ABC transporter ATP-binding protein — protein MSGERQTLETASAVAVENVRRTYHLAEPVHAIDGVSLTLGEGSFTAVMGPSGSGKSTLMNLIGCLDTPTEGEIEVGGRSVSALSDTERAHLRGTEIGFVFQTFNLMPRLTAAENVTLPMVFHDSVDADRQQRARTLLERVGLGDRLEHLPSELSGGQRQRVAVARALANDPTLVLADEPTGNLDTETEAEIMDLFSDLNDEGTTMLVVTHEREVAEYADHVVHLLDGRIEDLEHLDEARDVAVPDSALEPGPDRRRRNDSGSRADAEARAEAESGEGTDP, from the coding sequence ATGTCCGGTGAGCGCCAGACACTCGAGACGGCGTCGGCCGTCGCCGTCGAGAACGTCCGCCGGACCTATCACCTCGCGGAGCCGGTTCACGCGATCGACGGCGTGTCGCTGACGCTTGGAGAGGGGTCGTTCACCGCGGTGATGGGGCCGAGCGGATCGGGGAAGAGTACGCTCATGAACCTGATCGGGTGTCTCGATACGCCCACGGAGGGGGAGATCGAGGTCGGCGGCCGATCGGTGAGCGCGCTCTCGGATACCGAGCGCGCCCACCTTCGGGGGACCGAGATCGGGTTCGTCTTCCAGACGTTCAACCTGATGCCGCGGCTGACCGCCGCGGAGAACGTCACGCTGCCGATGGTGTTTCACGATTCGGTCGACGCAGATCGACAGCAACGGGCGCGGACGCTGCTCGAGCGGGTCGGACTCGGCGACCGGCTGGAGCACCTGCCCAGCGAACTCTCGGGTGGCCAGCGCCAGCGGGTCGCCGTCGCCCGGGCGCTGGCGAACGATCCGACGCTCGTGCTGGCCGACGAGCCGACGGGCAACCTCGACACCGAGACCGAAGCCGAGATCATGGACCTCTTTTCGGATCTGAACGACGAGGGGACGACGATGCTCGTGGTGACCCACGAGCGGGAGGTCGCGGAGTACGCCGACCACGTCGTCCACCTGCTCGACGGCCGGATCGAGGATCTCGAGCACCTGGACGAGGCCCGGGACGTTGCCGTCCCGGACTCGGCGCTCGAACCCGGCCCCGACCGGAGGAGACGGAATGATTCGGGAAGTCGAGCGGACGCCGAGGCCCGGGCGGAGGCCGAATCCGGGGAGGGAACCGATCCATGA
- a CDS encoding CBS domain-containing protein: MPIENLARSDVVTAQEGDSVQELATRMDESHVGSIVITDGDEPIGIVTDRDLATRVLGNGMDPSEATAGDVMSEDPTTIDHDAGFYQMTELMSEDGVRRLPVCNDDDELVGIITYDDLSELLADEHMHLSDVIQAQRPEY, from the coding sequence ATGCCTATCGAAAACCTCGCCCGAAGCGACGTGGTAACGGCACAGGAAGGCGACTCCGTCCAGGAACTCGCGACACGCATGGACGAGTCCCACGTCGGGAGCATCGTCATCACGGACGGCGACGAGCCGATCGGGATCGTCACCGATCGCGACCTCGCGACGCGCGTTCTCGGCAACGGGATGGATCCATCGGAGGCGACGGCCGGCGACGTCATGTCCGAAGATCCGACGACGATCGACCACGACGCCGGGTTCTACCAGATGACGGAACTGATGAGCGAGGACGGCGTCCGCCGGCTTCCCGTCTGCAACGACGACGACGAACTGGTCGGGATCATCACGTACGACGACCTCAGCGAACTCCTCGCCGACGAGCACATGCATCTCTCCGACGTCATCCAGGCCCAGCGCCCAGAGTACTGA